In the Candidatus Eisenbacteria bacterium genome, one interval contains:
- a CDS encoding phenylalanine--tRNA ligase beta subunit-related protein, producing the protein MPLQARASGLQLIVDESLRGTLALGLLEAEGTRNQGLPPAFDEERDRLIGRLTSHYAGKQPADIPGVAETRALFHRLDIDPTKSRPSSEALLRRVLQGKGLPRVNAVVDVCNLCSLEHQLPLGLYDRDLVKGSVRVRVGRDNEGYAGIRKQWVNLSGRLLLADDDGPFGAPTSDSRRTSVSAETRNLLVVLFSPPERAGAHLSAALEHIADLLTRHCGAAVTAVRVLQ; encoded by the coding sequence ATGCCGCTACAAGCTCGTGCCTCGGGGCTCCAGCTGATCGTCGACGAATCGCTTCGAGGAACCCTGGCTCTCGGGCTCCTCGAAGCCGAAGGCACGCGCAACCAGGGATTGCCGCCTGCATTCGACGAGGAGCGTGATCGTCTGATCGGGCGCCTCACGTCGCATTACGCGGGCAAGCAGCCTGCCGATATTCCGGGCGTCGCCGAGACCCGCGCCCTCTTCCACCGGCTCGACATCGACCCCACGAAGTCGCGTCCGAGCAGCGAGGCATTGCTGCGCCGAGTGCTGCAGGGGAAAGGTCTGCCTCGAGTCAACGCCGTGGTGGACGTCTGCAATCTCTGTTCTCTCGAGCATCAGCTGCCGCTCGGTCTCTACGACCGCGATCTGGTGAAGGGCTCGGTGCGGGTGAGGGTGGGGCGGGACAACGAAGGTTACGCCGGCATTCGCAAGCAGTGGGTCAATCTGAGCGGCAGGCTCCTCCTCGCCGATGACGACGGGCCTTTCGGGGCGCCGACGTCCGACTCCAGGCGAACTTCGGTGAGCGCCGAGACCAGGAACCTGCTCGTCGTCCTGTTCAGTCCGCCGGAGCGTGCGGGCGCGCATTTGTCGGCGGCGCTCGAGCACATCGCCGACCTCCTCACGCGGCACTGCGGCGCGGCCGTCACCGCCGTTCGCGTCCTGCAGTAG
- a CDS encoding GreA/GreB family elongation factor, whose translation MPIREDLPEILRGEKHAELSPESRAALESLAAEAAANDQTAFVRDECAARLKQPGASPAVDYLLAAACALRGERERALQALLSLGDRLSQSRQWEPLAAVAERALELDETAAGARLLVRAHEGLRKDPERVDALWRAWRILPDDLELGLLLAVRLGDSGQASDRRALLAELAPRFAAEGRYAGLEEAALEFVEHLDLEALRHVIEVIPQVAAKGAVKEAKTLLDVAFPPLAAAAQAGEVEGTLREIVRQAFAAGGPAAAESFRAAVVDAIRQGTGQKLPDAAAVFALCGLSDHLKPLTASLERYDAIAVLPPGRAVLHGSFGAGRVAANDAENVIIDFTRSPSHRMPYAAARRSLTPLAEDDLRLLRFTQPADLERLRKEEPAEILVRALVAMGGEADAQKLKLFLVGNGLVPANEWTTTFRRLKAAAEKDPRIDHARAFEQHYRLEPEGKTPAGEEEQVPLPALEPRKPVKANLATMRKFLSQHPNSERALGQRFGRYLLRAMLDEEADRADRARAGLYVSRWYPERIPEWHAVLKTLWDQGLSISDLSGEEEQKALLEASHVAGVEADAILSGLDSRFSSVRELAARRREALDPAGRGALRRTLIDHAPRYPQAALRLIEQSLESQSPGPEPWRLLWAALALIEERPKPSLADKVLGWISEGGAFERLLAGQPCTEHERLKLTVLLRQWRSSDRYLFPALDLAQRVGLAEAVAAVRAARERSSRKLFEQVGKQSDVDLPVMTRATWERLKTEVQRMERELRTELPRTIQRARELGDLRENAEYHSAKLKQANLTKQVEALQKRLATARFVEDAEQTDGVAGLGTQVVLESDQDLVTYWILGEDEHHHGEQVVSFQAPVGRALMGKTIGEEVALGDRTYRVISVERKLPPSAPREPAAKNG comes from the coding sequence ATGCCCATTCGTGAAGACCTACCGGAAATTCTGCGCGGCGAGAAGCATGCCGAGCTCAGTCCGGAATCCCGCGCGGCCCTCGAGTCGCTGGCCGCCGAGGCGGCGGCCAACGACCAGACCGCATTCGTGCGCGACGAATGCGCGGCGCGGCTGAAGCAGCCCGGCGCCAGCCCCGCCGTGGATTACCTGCTGGCCGCCGCATGCGCGCTTCGCGGCGAGCGAGAGCGCGCGCTCCAGGCCCTGCTCTCTCTCGGCGACCGGCTTTCGCAGTCCAGACAGTGGGAGCCACTGGCCGCGGTGGCGGAGCGAGCGCTCGAGCTCGACGAGACGGCCGCCGGGGCGCGGCTGCTGGTGCGTGCGCACGAAGGGCTGCGCAAGGATCCCGAGCGGGTCGACGCGCTGTGGCGCGCGTGGCGGATCCTGCCCGATGATCTCGAGCTGGGATTGCTGCTGGCGGTGCGGCTCGGCGACTCAGGCCAGGCGAGCGATCGCCGCGCGCTGCTCGCCGAGCTCGCGCCGCGCTTCGCCGCCGAGGGTCGCTACGCCGGTCTCGAAGAGGCGGCTCTGGAGTTCGTCGAGCATCTCGACCTCGAAGCGCTGCGGCACGTGATCGAGGTGATCCCGCAGGTGGCGGCGAAGGGCGCGGTCAAGGAAGCGAAGACGCTGCTCGATGTCGCATTCCCACCGCTCGCGGCCGCGGCGCAGGCCGGCGAGGTCGAAGGGACGCTGCGAGAGATCGTGCGCCAGGCCTTCGCGGCCGGCGGCCCAGCGGCCGCGGAGTCGTTTCGCGCGGCGGTCGTCGATGCGATCCGCCAGGGCACCGGACAGAAGCTCCCGGACGCGGCCGCGGTGTTCGCCCTCTGCGGGCTCTCGGACCATCTCAAACCTCTGACTGCCTCGCTCGAGCGCTACGATGCGATCGCCGTCCTTCCGCCCGGCCGCGCCGTGCTTCACGGCTCGTTCGGAGCCGGCCGCGTCGCCGCGAACGACGCCGAGAACGTGATCATCGACTTCACTCGCTCGCCCAGCCATCGCATGCCCTACGCGGCCGCTCGCCGCAGCCTCACCCCGCTCGCGGAGGACGACTTGCGGCTGCTCCGCTTCACGCAGCCCGCGGATCTCGAGCGCCTGCGGAAGGAAGAGCCCGCGGAAATCCTGGTGCGGGCGCTCGTGGCGATGGGGGGCGAGGCGGACGCGCAAAAGCTGAAGCTCTTCCTGGTGGGGAACGGCCTCGTGCCGGCCAACGAGTGGACCACGACGTTCCGGCGGCTCAAGGCGGCGGCGGAGAAGGACCCGCGCATCGACCATGCGCGGGCATTCGAGCAGCACTACCGGCTCGAGCCCGAAGGCAAGACACCGGCGGGGGAGGAAGAGCAGGTCCCGCTGCCCGCCCTCGAGCCAAGGAAGCCGGTGAAGGCCAATCTCGCGACCATGCGTAAGTTCCTGTCCCAGCATCCAAATTCGGAGAGGGCGCTGGGCCAGCGCTTCGGCCGCTATCTCCTCCGCGCCATGCTGGACGAGGAGGCCGATCGCGCCGATCGCGCCCGGGCGGGGCTCTACGTGTCTCGCTGGTACCCCGAGCGCATCCCCGAGTGGCATGCGGTGCTCAAGACGCTGTGGGATCAGGGGCTTTCGATCTCCGATCTCTCGGGTGAGGAAGAGCAGAAAGCACTGCTCGAGGCATCCCACGTCGCCGGGGTCGAAGCGGATGCGATTCTGTCGGGGCTCGACTCCCGCTTCTCCTCGGTGCGCGAGCTGGCGGCGCGGCGCCGCGAGGCGCTCGATCCGGCCGGCCGCGGGGCATTGCGTCGCACGCTGATCGATCACGCGCCGCGTTATCCACAGGCCGCGCTCCGCCTCATCGAGCAATCGCTGGAGTCGCAGTCTCCGGGGCCTGAGCCCTGGCGGCTCCTGTGGGCGGCGCTGGCGCTGATCGAGGAGCGTCCCAAGCCTTCGCTCGCCGACAAGGTCCTGGGATGGATCAGCGAGGGTGGCGCCTTCGAGCGACTGCTGGCGGGCCAGCCTTGTACCGAGCACGAGCGCCTGAAGCTCACCGTGCTGCTGAGGCAGTGGCGCTCGAGCGATCGTTATCTCTTCCCGGCCCTCGACCTGGCACAGCGGGTCGGTCTCGCCGAAGCGGTCGCCGCGGTGCGAGCCGCGCGTGAGCGAAGCTCCCGCAAGCTCTTCGAGCAGGTGGGAAAGCAGTCGGACGTCGATCTTCCGGTGATGACTCGCGCCACCTGGGAACGCCTGAAGACCGAGGTGCAGCGCATGGAACGTGAGCTGCGGACGGAGCTTCCACGGACCATCCAGCGAGCGCGCGAGCTCGGAGACCTGCGCGAGAATGCGGAGTACCACTCCGCCAAGCTCAAGCAGGCCAATCTCACCAAGCAGGTGGAAGCGCTCCAGAAGCGGCTGGCGACGGCCCGCTTCGTCGAGGACGCCGAGCAGACGGACGGCGTCGCCGGCCTTGGCACCCAGGTGGTCCTCGAGAGCGATCAGGACCTGGTGACTTACTGGATCCTCGGGGAAGACGAGCACCATCACGGAGAGCAGGTGGTCTCGTTCCAGGCCCCCGTAGGCCGGGCGCTGATGGGGAAAACCATTGGCGAGGAAGTGGCGCTCGGCGATCGCACCTATCGCGTGATCTCGGTGGAGCGCAAGCTGCCTCCAAGCGCGCCGCGCGAGCCCGCGGCGAAGAACGGTTGA
- a CDS encoding cob(I)yrinic acid a,c-diamide adenosyltransferase, producing MKIYTRTGDDGSTGLLGPGRVRKSAPRVEAYGSVDELNASLGMARALDREQWLAESLAPVQAQLFQIGAELAATAPAMLGQLQRLDDSDVASLEQWIDRLERDLQALTQFILPGGGLLGAQLHESRAVCRRAERRVVALAEIEPVEPRLIRYLNRLGDLLFVMARWCNHREGIAETPWHSGHRG from the coding sequence GTGAAGATCTATACGCGGACCGGCGACGATGGATCGACCGGCCTGCTCGGCCCGGGACGCGTCCGCAAGTCGGCCCCGCGGGTCGAGGCCTACGGATCGGTCGACGAGCTCAACGCGAGTCTCGGCATGGCGCGCGCACTCGATCGCGAGCAATGGCTGGCCGAGTCTCTGGCGCCCGTTCAGGCCCAGCTCTTCCAGATCGGCGCCGAGCTGGCCGCCACGGCGCCGGCCATGCTGGGCCAGCTGCAGCGGCTGGATGACTCGGACGTCGCGTCTCTCGAGCAGTGGATCGATCGCCTCGAGCGCGACCTTCAAGCACTCACGCAATTCATCCTGCCGGGCGGCGGCCTCCTCGGAGCTCAGCTCCACGAGAGTCGTGCGGTATGCCGGCGGGCCGAGCGACGCGTCGTCGCGCTCGCGGAGATCGAGCCGGTCGAGCCGCGCCTGATTCGCTACCTCAACCGTCTCGGGGACCTGTTGTTCGTGATGGCGCGCTGGTGCAACCACCGCGAGGGAATTGCCGAGACTCCGTGGCACTCCGGCCACCGCGGCTGA
- the rho gene encoding transcription termination factor Rho — MAGAPAQQAPRPGGGRRRRRSRRNRPNNNAPAPYGSNNNNNAGPATMSGRPPQRRRDRGRNGEKRRGLEVLRDLQQAGVALDPTERLILELPPGQGSPPYGDRLTGRAIDLIAPIGRGQRCLIVSPPKAGKTRILQVIASSVAFNHPDVGIYALLVDERPEEVTDFKRNTPANVIAASSDMSIEDHIATAEHAMEVVATQVLEGKDVVLLLDSITRLARAYNAGSEGSGRTMSGGLDSNAMQAPRQIFGAARKIEDGGSLTIIGTALVDTGSRMDQVIFEEFKGTGNSEIFLSRELAERRIYPAIDIPKSGTRKEEKLYPPEIVQRMHLLRRGLAGMAPIEAMTKLLELLTRWKSNDEIFSLLKG; from the coding sequence ATGGCCGGCGCGCCCGCCCAGCAGGCGCCACGGCCGGGAGGCGGCCGCCGCCGCCGCCGCTCGCGGCGCAATCGGCCCAACAACAACGCTCCCGCGCCGTACGGCAGCAACAACAACAACAACGCGGGACCGGCGACGATGTCGGGCCGCCCGCCGCAGAGGCGGCGAGATCGCGGCCGGAACGGCGAGAAGCGTCGCGGGCTGGAGGTCTTGCGCGATCTGCAGCAGGCCGGTGTCGCTCTCGATCCCACCGAGCGTCTGATCCTCGAGCTGCCTCCGGGTCAGGGCTCGCCGCCCTACGGAGATCGGCTGACGGGCCGCGCCATCGATCTCATCGCCCCGATCGGACGAGGACAGCGCTGCCTGATCGTTTCGCCTCCCAAGGCCGGCAAGACCCGGATCCTGCAGGTCATCGCTTCCTCGGTCGCTTTCAATCACCCCGACGTCGGCATCTACGCGCTGCTGGTCGACGAGCGGCCCGAGGAAGTCACCGACTTCAAGCGCAACACGCCGGCCAACGTGATCGCGGCCTCGAGCGACATGAGCATCGAGGACCACATCGCGACGGCGGAGCACGCCATGGAGGTGGTGGCCACGCAGGTGCTCGAAGGCAAGGACGTGGTGCTGCTGCTGGATTCGATCACCCGTCTGGCGCGCGCCTACAACGCCGGGTCGGAGGGCAGCGGGCGGACGATGTCGGGGGGTCTCGACTCCAATGCGATGCAGGCGCCGCGGCAGATCTTCGGCGCCGCGCGCAAGATCGAGGATGGCGGCTCGCTGACCATCATCGGCACGGCGCTCGTCGACACCGGCTCGCGCATGGACCAGGTCATCTTCGAGGAGTTCAAAGGCACCGGGAACAGCGAGATCTTCCTGTCGCGCGAGCTGGCCGAGCGCCGCATCTACCCGGCCATCGACATTCCGAAGAGCGGCACGCGGAAGGAGGAAAAACTCTATCCTCCGGAGATCGTGCAGCGCATGCATCTGCTGCGCCGCGGTCTCGCCGGCATGGCGCCGATCGAGGCGATGACCAAGCTGCTCGAGCTGCTCACGCGCTGGAAGAGCAACGACGAGATCTTCTCGCTGCTGAAGGGCTGA
- a CDS encoding PspC domain-containing protein codes for MAERRLYRSRRDRKIAGVCGGMAQYWGIDPVIPRLIWVAFALAAGAGFLAYLICWLVIPNEPAGQPATGS; via the coding sequence ATGGCCGAACGGCGTCTCTATCGATCGCGGCGCGACCGCAAGATCGCCGGAGTCTGCGGCGGCATGGCCCAGTACTGGGGAATCGATCCCGTCATCCCGCGTCTCATCTGGGTGGCCTTCGCCCTGGCCGCCGGAGCGGGGTTCCTGGCTTACCTCATCTGCTGGCTGGTGATTCCCAACGAACCTGCAGGACAGCCCGCGACCGGAAGCTGA
- the efp gene encoding elongation factor P — translation MIVATQLKVGMVIMHNGKPHRVTNVLHVTPGNWRGMVQTRLVNIETGSNTEQRFRSEDKLERARMEEHSLQFSYRAGDDYHFMNTESYEMVALPAEVLGDAVNYLIEGMLLTAMYFEGRVVGVEVPMFVELTVKETTPNIKGAAVQNTSKPAVLETGFEIKVPPYIEIGNRVKIDTRTGEFVERA, via the coding sequence GTGATCGTCGCCACCCAGCTCAAGGTCGGCATGGTCATCATGCACAACGGAAAGCCGCACCGGGTGACGAACGTGCTGCACGTCACCCCGGGCAACTGGCGCGGCATGGTGCAGACCCGGCTCGTGAACATCGAGACCGGCAGCAACACCGAGCAACGCTTCCGGTCGGAAGACAAGCTCGAACGCGCTCGCATGGAGGAGCACAGCCTGCAGTTCAGCTACCGCGCGGGCGACGACTACCACTTCATGAACACCGAGAGCTACGAGATGGTCGCGCTGCCGGCGGAAGTTCTCGGTGACGCGGTGAACTACCTGATCGAGGGCATGCTGCTCACGGCGATGTACTTCGAGGGCCGAGTGGTGGGCGTCGAGGTCCCGATGTTCGTGGAGCTCACCGTGAAGGAGACCACGCCCAACATCAAGGGCGCCGCGGTGCAGAACACCTCGAAGCCCGCGGTCCTCGAGACCGGATTCGAGATCAAGGTGCCGCCCTACATCGAGATCGGCAACCGCGTGAAGATCGACACTCGCACGGGCGAATTCGTCGAAAGAGCCTGA
- a CDS encoding zinc-dependent metalloprotease encodes MSLRDPHLGATRLLVVVMALVLSPLTAVAAPKPKKGSSDAAPPAADKPYADWKKVTKDAEVKKGFFTLYQKRENLYAEIRPDQFDKPVLGIWSIARGIGRDFVLGGLSIFNDRLLEFHRSGDRVLVLDKNTRFVAPSGSAIEKAKDLSFGNSVIASLKIESIHDESKAVLVDLAPFLVSDIADMAEFMRSGFNNKPVRFDKERSAITSAKSFPENVEIEALLTYSPNDRQNLNLNTVPDDRYIGVTLHYSFSKLPETPMMPRLADDRTGYFLQAVKDFSRDDQEHFWRRYVTRWRLEKKDSAAALSEPVKPIVFYIDRTVPERYRSAVKKGVERWQKAFEAAGFKNAIIAKDAPDDPNYDPADVRYSTIRWITSSEPSFGAIGPSRIDPRTGEILDADILFEASIVQRRWRIYRDMVGPTGSVFESPMLRQAETPLPAELRCDAAAGGSVGMTLAHLSAQMDGTAAPGSPIRDEFVEQMLVHTVLHEVGHTLGLTHNFRASTATPMDKLHDVSWTHDKGMMGSVMDYATPNIARDRARQADYYGDTPGTADIWMIRYGYTPSGAKDSDADYAVVRAIAGESNRAGHEYTPDPDTYGPDAIDPRSNIWDLGSDPLSFAKERAAWVADLWKNDALESRILGAEGEYPVLRRAMDGLLEQYGIALNLGVKYIGGQFQSRNHRGQPEAGDPLVPVAAAKQREALAFIADRGFAANAFAVSPALLNRLAPDRWSHWGVADNFGVWTGPRLDYNLNDKALAIQTGLLNALLSPNLLARLREAENRSAESFRMSDYLDRLTRALWGEVGGGSAAGMKALDGPTTRREVQRAYVDRLSQMVVSPPQGLPDDARALARLQLTRVDARAARSLQGEGPMGDYTRAHLLETRARIKRALDASRQADVTRAAGAPGGSATP; translated from the coding sequence ATGTCGCTCCGAGACCCCCACCTGGGCGCGACCCGGCTCCTCGTCGTCGTCATGGCCCTGGTGCTGTCCCCTCTGACCGCCGTCGCGGCGCCGAAGCCCAAGAAGGGCTCATCGGATGCCGCGCCCCCCGCCGCCGACAAGCCGTACGCGGATTGGAAGAAGGTCACCAAGGACGCCGAGGTGAAAAAGGGCTTCTTCACCTTGTACCAGAAGCGCGAGAACCTCTACGCCGAGATTCGGCCCGATCAGTTCGACAAGCCGGTGCTGGGCATCTGGAGCATCGCGCGAGGCATCGGCCGCGACTTCGTGCTCGGAGGTCTCTCGATCTTCAACGACCGCTTGCTCGAGTTCCACCGTTCCGGGGATCGGGTGCTGGTCCTCGACAAGAACACCCGCTTCGTGGCGCCGAGCGGCAGCGCGATCGAGAAGGCCAAGGACCTTTCGTTCGGCAACTCGGTCATCGCCTCGCTCAAGATCGAGAGCATCCACGACGAGAGCAAGGCCGTGCTGGTGGATCTCGCGCCGTTCCTGGTGAGCGACATCGCCGACATGGCCGAGTTCATGCGCTCGGGCTTCAACAACAAGCCGGTGCGATTCGACAAGGAGCGCTCCGCGATCACCAGCGCCAAGAGCTTCCCCGAGAACGTCGAGATCGAGGCGCTGCTCACCTACTCGCCCAACGATCGCCAGAACCTGAACCTCAACACCGTTCCCGACGATCGCTACATCGGCGTCACCCTGCACTACAGCTTCTCGAAGCTGCCCGAGACTCCGATGATGCCCCGGCTCGCGGATGACCGGACCGGGTACTTCCTGCAAGCGGTGAAGGACTTCAGCCGTGACGACCAGGAGCACTTCTGGCGCCGTTACGTGACTCGCTGGCGGCTGGAGAAGAAGGACTCGGCGGCGGCGCTGTCGGAGCCGGTGAAACCGATCGTCTTCTACATCGACCGCACGGTTCCCGAGCGCTATCGGTCCGCGGTCAAGAAGGGCGTGGAGCGCTGGCAGAAGGCTTTCGAGGCCGCCGGATTCAAGAACGCGATCATTGCCAAGGATGCGCCGGACGATCCCAACTACGATCCGGCCGACGTGCGCTATAGCACGATCCGCTGGATCACCTCGTCGGAGCCGTCATTCGGAGCCATCGGGCCTTCGCGCATCGATCCGCGGACCGGAGAGATCCTCGACGCCGACATCCTCTTCGAGGCGTCGATCGTGCAGCGGCGCTGGCGCATCTATCGCGACATGGTGGGCCCGACGGGCTCGGTCTTCGAGTCCCCCATGCTGCGGCAGGCGGAGACTCCGCTGCCGGCCGAGCTGCGCTGCGACGCGGCCGCGGGAGGCTCGGTCGGGATGACGCTCGCGCACCTGTCGGCGCAGATGGACGGCACGGCGGCTCCCGGCAGTCCCATTCGCGACGAGTTCGTCGAGCAGATGCTGGTCCACACGGTGCTCCACGAGGTCGGCCACACGCTCGGCCTCACGCACAACTTCCGCGCGAGCACGGCGACCCCGATGGACAAGTTGCACGACGTGTCGTGGACCCACGACAAGGGCATGATGGGCTCGGTGATGGACTACGCGACGCCGAACATCGCGCGCGACCGGGCCCGGCAGGCCGACTACTACGGCGACACGCCGGGAACCGCGGACATCTGGATGATCCGCTACGGCTATACGCCTTCCGGCGCCAAGGACTCCGACGCCGACTACGCGGTCGTTCGCGCGATCGCCGGCGAATCGAACCGGGCGGGCCACGAGTACACGCCGGATCCCGACACCTACGGGCCCGACGCGATCGATCCGCGCTCGAACATCTGGGACCTGGGCAGCGACCCGCTCTCGTTCGCCAAGGAGCGCGCGGCCTGGGTGGCGGATCTGTGGAAGAACGACGCGCTCGAGAGCCGCATCCTCGGCGCCGAAGGCGAGTACCCGGTGTTGCGCCGCGCCATGGATGGGCTGCTCGAGCAATACGGCATCGCGCTCAACCTCGGCGTGAAGTACATCGGCGGGCAGTTCCAGTCGCGGAACCACCGAGGACAGCCGGAAGCCGGCGATCCGCTGGTGCCCGTCGCCGCGGCGAAGCAGCGCGAAGCGCTGGCCTTCATCGCCGACCGCGGCTTCGCGGCCAACGCTTTCGCGGTCTCGCCCGCGCTCCTCAACCGGCTGGCGCCCGATCGCTGGTCGCACTGGGGCGTGGCCGACAACTTCGGCGTGTGGACCGGACCGCGGCTCGACTACAACCTCAACGACAAGGCGCTGGCGATCCAGACCGGCCTCCTCAACGCGCTGCTGTCGCCCAATCTCCTGGCGCGGCTGCGTGAAGCGGAGAACCGTTCCGCGGAGTCCTTCCGGATGAGCGACTACCTGGATCGCCTGACTCGTGCTTTGTGGGGCGAGGTCGGCGGTGGCAGCGCTGCCGGGATGAAGGCGCTCGACGGCCCGACCACCCGTCGCGAGGTGCAGCGCGCCTACGTGGACCGGCTGAGCCAGATGGTGGTGAGCCCGCCGCAAGGATTGCCGGACGACGCCCGTGCGCTGGCGCGGCTGCAGCTCACCCGGGTGGATGCCCGCGCGGCGCGGTCGCTGCAAGGCGAAGGGCCGATGGGCGATTACACACGCGCTCATCTGCTCGAGACGCGCGCGCGCATCAAGCGAGCTCTCGACGCGAGCCGTCAGGCGGACGTGACTCGCGCGGCCGGCGCGCCAGGGGGATCTGCGACGCCCTGA